The Acidobacteriota bacterium genome contains a region encoding:
- a CDS encoding thioredoxin family protein produces the protein MAQPRAATRLSYDGGMWRRLPLFWFVIALAAWAQTPQPFAPLTQWETAVRAGNPAAVTAMYSAAPLPELIVSTGVISDVPREATFWATWEKQGLTRLAITPIVSRALGPDLHAVGFEAGIYFTSRSGPHSFYLFVQQTWQKQAAGWRIISGGRTDLARLRQPTSLTGPIYSKSADAHQQIATALAQARTQHKLVLLDFGGNWCYDCHVLDLAFQRSDLAPLLTSDYILVNVDVEEFNYNLDIVKQYGLSIMQGVPMLAILSAGGKVLASSSNGSLQATRGLGPQDLIRFLADWQPPAQKG, from the coding sequence GTGGCGCAGCCACGCGCGGCCACGCGCCTGTCGTATGATGGCGGTATGTGGCGCCGCCTGCCTCTCTTCTGGTTTGTGATTGCGCTTGCCGCCTGGGCACAGACCCCGCAGCCGTTCGCGCCGCTGACACAATGGGAAACGGCAGTGCGCGCCGGCAACCCAGCCGCCGTAACGGCGATGTACTCGGCGGCGCCGCTGCCTGAACTCATTGTCTCCACCGGCGTCATCAGTGACGTGCCGCGCGAGGCCACTTTCTGGGCCACCTGGGAGAAACAGGGCCTCACCCGCCTGGCCATCACCCCGATCGTGAGTCGCGCGCTGGGCCCGGACCTGCATGCCGTCGGCTTTGAAGCCGGCATTTACTTCACCAGCCGCTCCGGTCCGCACAGCTTTTATCTATTCGTCCAGCAGACCTGGCAGAAGCAGGCCGCGGGCTGGCGCATCATCAGCGGCGGCCGCACCGACCTGGCGCGGCTCCGCCAGCCGACCTCGCTCACCGGGCCGATCTACTCCAAATCCGCGGATGCGCACCAGCAAATCGCCACCGCCCTGGCGCAAGCCCGCACCCAGCACAAACTGGTGCTGCTCGATTTCGGCGGCAACTGGTGCTACGACTGCCACGTCCTCGACTTGGCGTTTCAGCGTTCCGATCTCGCGCCGCTGCTGACCTCCGACTACATTCTGGTCAATGTGGATGTGGAGGAGTTCAACTACAATCTTGACATCGTCAAGCAGTACGGCCTTTCGATCATGCAAGGCGTGCCCATGCTGGCGATCCTCAGTGCCGGCGGCAAGGTGCTGGCCAGCAGCTCGAACGGCTCGCTCCAGGCCACGCGCGGCCTCGGGCCGCAAGACCTGATCCGCTTCCTCGCCGACTGGCAGCCACCAGCCCAAAAAGGCTGA